Part of the Arachis hypogaea cultivar Tifrunner chromosome 6, arahy.Tifrunner.gnm2.J5K5, whole genome shotgun sequence genome, attagttaacacaaaaaatttaaaatgaattaaaaacaaattttaaaaattataagaaagaagaatatatattttataaatacaaTGAAAGAAAATGTCATTTTAATAAAGGAGAATAGAATTTTCTCTAACATTTATTCTTTTGGGGATATGCTacctaatttttgttttttattccaACAGGGCCTAACCAAAAGAAAGCACAAAAACTATAGTGGTCTGGGGAATCTATGTTTTCGGCCTAAATTCGAGGTTTATTGTTTCTGGTCAGAGGCCCAAATTCCAAGTTTAATTAAAGCTGAAACTCATGGGGGGTTTCTGAGGCCCAAAACTAAGCCCAATGGACTACGCTGTTTGTTGGCGCTGCATGGCGCGAAGTGTCTCCTCTGTAAAAATTGTTGGTACAATGTTTTTCAGCAACCCATGTTAAAAGAAAATTCTATGGTGCCTCTTGTacctaacttattttttataataaattttgaatatttaataattatttatttttatatttttaaaattaaatattaattttaacctttttgatATGTTAAGTAAACACTTTTAGATACTATAGCAATCACTCCCGTGTTAATTGCAATATGAACTTGAAACATATATTTTAAGGGTGGTTGTGCGTGCAATCATCAACAAAGATGCAACTGAATTCTCTCCTAGATAGATAGTACATACTACATAGCTAAAGTATCTTGAAAATTGGGATTCTAACCTTAATTGATACTACTATATTTCTTGATTCCTTCATTGTTCATTCATCCCTATAATTATATTGATTCACGAGTTCCAAGTGTACTTGGGATGTTCATCTTTTGTGACACTTGAGTTTCTTTATGATTTAAACCTGCCTAGTATTGTTCCAGTCAATTTACTTCTAAATATATGGTTCACcaaacatttttattatatatatatatatatttgtaaaaaaaagttatatattttattaaaaaaaatgatatttgtaCTACTTTTTATATATATCTCCTTTGCACAcatttattttatgatataaaatacatattatgtAGTATTAGTGTGttactatttgattttatcttcttttttttttaattgataaaagaGTTCATAAGCAGAGATCATTAAGCCTTAAATATCCTTcaacccaaaaaataaaaataaaaaactgaaaagAAACTGACAAATAGTAAGTTATGTGGTGCTGATGATGACTAAtgtgctttaattttttttttcattgtaaaGAAGAGGTATGAAATTGATTAGATTCCACTTTTCTAGGAAGCTTGTTTATTGGATTCCTTATTCAAATCTAAGGATGCAGTAAAAGGGAAATAACTACCTAGGACTTGTGCAAATTCTCCAACATCAAATAAAGTTGCAACAGAAAAGGAATTTAGAGTGGTTACAAACTAACTAACAGCATCTCATTCTCTTATCTATCAACAACCAAACACATTCTTTTCCTTCAAAAAATAAATGGCAACACAAAAtttcttatctttctctctctctctcccccccccccccccaaaaaaaaaaaaagccatatGTATctagaaaaaagaaaagacatGAAATCATTCAATTCAACTTCCTATTTTatgataaatcactcaaattattGTTTACTGCACACAAGTTACAAGAAACAATCATCTCTCTCAGTATCTTTCCGCAGATGCACAACCACAAGATCAGCAACTCCCAACTCAACATTGTATGTCACCTGAAATTTGTCCTGCTGAAAAAATGCACCAATCAAATTTCAGCTATAAAgtgacctttttttttttgggtagcaAGTAGCATATAATGCTATAAACTCCACAATTTACCAAGATAGTAACCAAGCACCTCTTGTTTGATTATTTGAACTTTGCAGGTGATTGGATAAATTGTAACAGTCTGAACAATGCTCTGGGAATATTCTCTCCTTGAGAGGCTTGCAAGCTTCCGGCGAAACGAAATCGGAATATCCTTGGACATTAGAGCAGTTCCATGAATAGCTTGAGCTCACATTAAGGATGATGTTTGATAGACAGATGTTTACAAAGTTGTCTCCTTCTATGCCTTCTAGAAGGCCGGCGCGCTTGATGTTTTGGCCAATCACATCCTTGATTGTAATCTTTTCTATCAAAGGTAATGCATTTGGATCAAATTTATCATCAGGATGATCCCCATATGTACCAGTGAACCTGATAGCAATGTCAACATTTTCTAAAGTCATGTTAGAAACAAAGACATTTCTAACATAACCACCTCTCCCTGGAGAAGTCTTTATTCTGATGGCGCTGTACGAATCGAAGAAGCGAATGTCTTGGGCATGGACTTCTGATACACCACCAGACATCTCACTTCCAATGGCAATCCCTGCACTCGTCGCCGTCCTCCCGGTGAGCCTGTTGATGATAATGTTTGTGCTGGGACGGCCGAACGCTATGCCATACTCGTCCCAGCCACTTTTGATGGCAATCAGATCATCACCCGTGCTTATATAACAGTCTTCAATGCATACATTGTCGGAAGAATCTGTCCACATTTTAGAGTTGTATGTGAGAATCTTAATTACAAGGACATAAACTCTATCACAACTATGCTATGTGTACAAAGAAAAATCGGTTACCAAATCAGTCAATCGTAtataatacatgttaaaatacaaaatacatggTGGCTGATTCAGTGACTGATTTTTCGTGTGTACATAGCATTTTTGATTCTCTAACAGGATGGATATTATTAGAATATGTGAGAATCTTAATTCACCTGGATCAATCCCATCCGTGTTTGGAGAATCAAGAGGAGCAAGGATCTTGACTTTCTTAACTGTAACTTGGCTGTTCATCCAGAAAAAGAGTCTCAAATCTCCCCCCTAAGCATCAAAGCCCCACTATTGCACAGCTTTTGAATGGTAATGGAAGAAGAAGTACTTGAAGTGCAGAAGAAAATAAGGAATAAATAACATAAACTCAGTCCTTCCATAGAAGACAAACCTGCAATATACAGGATGTATATTCCAAAATGGAGAATCTAAGAAGGTTAAATTCGAGATGAGAACCCCCGCCGAGTTCATCAATTCTACCAAATGGGGACGCGTATAATCCAAGGTTTTGTTCCTAAACAGGCTCCACCAAATACTCCCTTGACCATCAATTGTTCCATTGTTACCTTCATTGGAACACTTACAGAATCAATAAACTAGCTAACATGTACATAGAAGACAATCATTTGATGAATATTATCAACCTGTTATAACAACATCAGTCAAATCTTGTCCATAAATGAGGCTCTTGTGCCTTCCACCCGGCAACTCCCTTCCTCGCCCATATGACGGTAGAGGATCAACAACTGGCCAATCATCAGGGTTCTGTAATAAGTAGCAGGGCATGCCATTAAGATATCTTAGAAATCACCTATCACTCTACCAACTACTGATTAAGACAATAGATTTTGGATTATCCTACTCCAGCATCTAACCAAATTAAGAAACAATGTCTTACTGTGGATCCAAGAATTACAGCATCTTTGTCCAACCAGAGAGTTAGATGGCTGATGAGATCAAAACTACCGGTCAACCAACGGCCAGCCGGGACAAAGAGCTTCGCTCCGCCTTTGTCTGCAAATGAATTAAGGTAAAATATTGCATTCTGAAATGCTTTTGTGTTGAGAGTGACCCCGTCTCCAACTGCGCCAAATTCTGTAATACTAACGCTGTGAGGTCTAACCTCCAAATTTGTCTGCTTGCAAAGTGAGCTGCTCCACACTCTCCATGGGCCACAGCTGATTAATGTAAGTACCAGAAGCACACCCACAAGCTGCAAGAGAAAATGTTTAGCCATCAGTAACTACTATGAAGCTGCACCTAAAAGTGAGAACCTTCCCCATTTTGGAGTCTTATCAAGCCATGATGACTACATCAATATTTCACATGCTTCTTCAAACAACACTAGCTAACAGGGCAATGATTATTAAACACTGTGAAGTTCAAGCAGGATCTAGACAGGGGTAATAGATTAACTCAAGAATTTCAAATTGAGAAGCTGTAGAACTACTCAGATCAACTACATTTCATCACAGTGCATAAAAAATCTCAAATTTTTCACAGAAAGAACACCACCCAGTTTAGCAGTCAGTAACAAAGTGCAACTTTTTTGAAAACGAGGGATAACAATCAACTAAAAAATGCACTGAACATAAAGAATAGGTGATCCATCTGCAGTTTAATTCTTGATCTGTGGCTTCTAGATCTCAATTAGGCCATCATCCACTAGTAACTACAAAGCATGAGAGTGAATTAAAAGAGTATAAAGCAAGTACTCACTGTAGAAGTTCTCCTCATATGACTGAGATCCACCTTTCCCTTTTGAAGGGCACCTCCAAATTCCAAAATGCTGCTACTATTGATGAAAGAGacccagagagagagagagagagagagagagaggaagatgaGAGGAAGGGTTGGTTTATTGAATTAGCAAGGTGTGAAATTGATTGGGTGGGTcattgagaaagagagagagagaaagaggaagagagagtaAGCAGTGATAATAAGAACCACACAAGTATAAATCATTGACAGAAACTGTTACTGCCCGCCAAAACAATAAGCAGTAGGACCCTCCTTCTTCtgtcttctcttcttcaaactatgCAAAAAACTAGCACTCAACTCAAGTACAGTGAACACTACTCTCTCCCTTGAATTGCAAGTGTAACCGGTGATGAATGAATCTTCTGTTTCTTGGCTTGGGACACAGACAAAGTAATAAGTTGTTTTCACACAACAATAATTGACCTTTGCATGCATCACAATTCACAACAGTGTTGTTGTTTTGTTTTACTGTTTATCTCTTCTCTCTAAGAGACTAACTTGTAAGCTCCGTCAGATCCTTTAAATCACTTCATTCTGCTAATCATTTGCTCCCTCTTTTTCTTAGTCAACATAGTAATTAAACACTTCAAAAGCTGCTAAAACCTATGACtactttcttttctctttattgtTATTTGTCTAGATTTGATTAATA contains:
- the LOC112695659 gene encoding probable polygalacturonase isoform X2, which encodes MRRTSTLVGVLLVLTLISCGPWRVWSSSLCKQTNLEVRPHSVSITEFGAVGDGVTLNTKAFQNAIFYLNSFADKGGAKLFVPAGRWLTGSFDLISHLTLWLDKDAVILGSTNPDDWPVVDPLPSYGRGRELPGGRHKSLIYGQDLTDVVITGNNGTIDGQGSIWWSLFRNKTLDYTRPHLVELMNSAGVLISNLTFLDSPFWNIHPVYCSQVTVKKVKILAPLDSPNTDGIDPDSSDNVCIEDCYISTGDDLIAIKSGWDEYGIAFGRPSTNIIINRLTGRTATSAGIAIGSEMSGGVSEVHAQDIRFFDSYSAIRIKTSPGRGGYVRNVFVSNMTLENVDIAIRFTGTYGDHPDDKFDPNALPLIEKITIKDVIGQNIKRAGLLEGIEGDNFVNICLSNIILNVSSSYSWNCSNVQGYSDFVSPEACKPLKERIFPEHCSDCYNLSNHLQSSNNQTRAGQISGDIQC
- the LOC112695659 gene encoding probable polygalacturonase isoform X3 codes for the protein MRRTSTLVGVLLVLTLISCGPWRVWSSSLCKQTNLEVRPHSVSITEFGAVGDGVTLNTKAFQNAIFYLNSFADKGGAKLFVPAGRWLTGSFDLISHLTLWLDKDAVILGSTNPDDWPVVDPLPSYGRGRELPGGRHKSLIYGQDLTDVVITGNNGTIDGQGSIWWSLFRNKTLDYTRPHLVELMNSAGVLISNLTFLDSPFWNIHPVYCSQVTVKKVKILAPLDSPNTDGIDPDSSDNVCIEDCYISTGDDLIAIKSGWDEYGIAFGRPSTNIIINRLTGRTATSAGIAIGSEMSGGVSEVHAQDIRFFDSYSAIRIKTSPGRGGYVRNVFVSNMTLENVDIAIRFTGTYGDHPDDKFDPNALPLIEKITIKDVIGQNIKRAGLLEGIEGDNFVNICLSNIILNVSSSYSWNCSNVQGYSDFVSPEACKPLKERIFPEHCSDCYNLSNHLQSSNNQTRGQISGDIQC
- the LOC112695659 gene encoding probable polygalacturonase isoform X7; translated protein: MESVEQLTLQADKFGDKGGAKLFVPAGRWLTGSFDLISHLTLWLDKDAVILGSTNPDDWPVVDPLPSYGRGRELPGGRHKSLIYGQDLTDVVITGNNGTIDGQGSIWWSLFRNKTLDYTRPHLVELMNSAGVLISNLTFLDSPFWNIHPVYCSQVTVKKVKILAPLDSPNTDGIDPDSSDNVCIEDCYISTGDDLIAIKSGWDEYGIAFGRPSTNIIINRLTGRTATSAGIAIGSEMSGGVSEVHAQDIRFFDSYSAIRIKTSPGRGGYVRNVFVSNMTLENVDIAIRFTGTYGDHPDDKFDPNALPLIEKITIKDVIGQNIKRAGLLEGIEGDNFVNICLSNIILNVSSSYSWNCSNVQGYSDFVSPEACKPLKERIFPEHCSDCYNLSNHLQSSNNQTRGQISGDIQC
- the LOC112695659 gene encoding probable polygalacturonase isoform X6, which produces MESVEQLTLQADKFGDKGGAKLFVPAGRWLTGSFDLISHLTLWLDKDAVILGSTNPDDWPVVDPLPSYGRGRELPGGRHKSLIYGQDLTDVVITGNNGTIDGQGSIWWSLFRNKTLDYTRPHLVELMNSAGVLISNLTFLDSPFWNIHPVYCSQVTVKKVKILAPLDSPNTDGIDPDSSDNVCIEDCYISTGDDLIAIKSGWDEYGIAFGRPSTNIIINRLTGRTATSAGIAIGSEMSGGVSEVHAQDIRFFDSYSAIRIKTSPGRGGYVRNVFVSNMTLENVDIAIRFTGTYGDHPDDKFDPNALPLIEKITIKDVIGQNIKRAGLLEGIEGDNFVNICLSNIILNVSSSYSWNCSNVQGYSDFVSPEACKPLKERIFPEHCSDCYNLSNHLQSSNNQTRAGQISGDIQC
- the LOC112695659 gene encoding probable polygalacturonase isoform X1, giving the protein MRRTSTLVGVLLVLTLISCGPWRVWSSSLCKQTNLEVRPHSVSITEFGAVGDGVTLNTKAFQNAIFYLNSFADKGGAKLFVPAGRWLTGSFDLISHLTLWLDKDAVILGSTNPDDWPVVDPLPSYGRGRELPGGRHKSLIYGQDLTDVVITGNNGTIDGQGSIWWSLFRNKTLDYTRPHLVELMNSAGVLISNLTFLDSPFWNIHPVYCSQVTVKKVKILAPLDSPNTDGIDPDSSDNVCIEDCYISTGDDLIAIKSGWDEYGIAFGRPSTNIIINRLTGRTATSAGIAIGSEMSGGVSEVHAQDIRFFDSYSAIRIKTSPGRGGYVRNVFVSNMTLENVDIAIRFTGTYGDHPDDKFDPNALPLIEKITIKDVIGQNIKRAGLLEGIEGDNFVNICLSNIILNVSSSYSWNCSNVQGYSDFVSPEACKPLKERIFPEHCSDCYNLSNHLQSSNNQTRGAWLLSCRTNFR
- the LOC112695659 gene encoding probable polygalacturonase isoform X5: MESVEQLTLQADKFGDKGGAKLFVPAGRWLTGSFDLISHLTLWLDKDAVILGSTNPDDWPVVDPLPSYGRGRELPGGRHKSLIYGQDLTDVVITGNNGTIDGQGSIWWSLFRNKTLDYTRPHLVELMNSAGVLISNLTFLDSPFWNIHPVYCSQVTVKKVKILAPLDSPNTDGIDPDSSDNVCIEDCYISTGDDLIAIKSGWDEYGIAFGRPSTNIIINRLTGRTATSAGIAIGSEMSGGVSEVHAQDIRFFDSYSAIRIKTSPGRGGYVRNVFVSNMTLENVDIAIRFTGTYGDHPDDKFDPNALPLIEKITIKDVIGQNIKRAGLLEGIEGDNFVNICLSNIILNVSSSYSWNCSNVQGYSDFVSPEACKPLKERIFPEHCSDCYNLSNHLQSSNNQTRGAWLLSCRTNFR
- the LOC112695659 gene encoding probable polygalacturonase isoform X4 is translated as MRRTSTLVGVLLVLTLISCGPWRVWSSSLCKQTNLEVRPHSVSITEFGAVGDGVTLNTKAFQNAIFYLNSFADKGGAKLFVPAGRWLTGSFDLISHLTLWLDKDAVILGSTNPDDWPVVDPLPSYGRGRELPGGRHKSLIYGQDLTDVVITGNNGTIDGQGSIWWSLFRNKTLDYTRPHLVELMNSAGVLISNLTFLDSPFWNIHPVYCSQVTVKKVKILAPLDSPNTDGIDPDSSDNVCIEDCYISTGDDLIAIKSGWDEYGIAFGRPSTNIIINRLTGRTATSAGIAIGSEMSGGVSEVHAQDIRFFDSYSAIRIKTSPGRGGYVRNVFVSNMTLENVDIAIRFTGTYGDHPDDKFDPNALPLIEKITIKDVIGQNIKRAGLLEGIEGDNFVNICLSNIILNVSSSYSWNCSNVQGYSDFVSPEACKPLKERIFPEHCSDCYNLSNHLQSSNNQTRGAWLLSW
- the LOC112695659 gene encoding probable polygalacturonase isoform X8, whose amino-acid sequence is MESVEQLTLQADKFGDKGGAKLFVPAGRWLTGSFDLISHLTLWLDKDAVILGSTNPDDWPVVDPLPSYGRGRELPGGRHKSLIYGQDLTDVVITGNNGTIDGQGSIWWSLFRNKTLDYTRPHLVELMNSAGVLISNLTFLDSPFWNIHPVYCSQVTVKKVKILAPLDSPNTDGIDPDSSDNVCIEDCYISTGDDLIAIKSGWDEYGIAFGRPSTNIIINRLTGRTATSAGIAIGSEMSGGVSEVHAQDIRFFDSYSAIRIKTSPGRGGYVRNVFVSNMTLENVDIAIRFTGTYGDHPDDKFDPNALPLIEKITIKDVIGQNIKRAGLLEGIEGDNFVNICLSNIILNVSSSYSWNCSNVQGYSDFVSPEACKPLKERIFPEHCSDCYNLSNHLQSSNNQTRGAWLLSW